The Methanosarcina barkeri str. Wiesmoor DNA segment AGGACATTATTTCAGAGGTGTGCAGTAAAAGTCGAATTGTCGGAAAAAATGGATAAAATGGTGAAGGAACTATGAAAAGACTGGAGAAAATGGAGGTCTCGGAAAAAAGAATTAAGGTTTCGGAAAAAAGAAGCCCAAAAATCTTTTTGTCTGGTTCGATCCGTGGAGGAAGGCAACTGCTTGGGACGTACAGGTTTATGTTTGATACCCTCGAAGAGGCTGGGGCTGAAGTGCTGAGCTGGCACGTTGCAGATCCTGAGCTGGAAAAAACCGAAATGAGAATGACAGAAGAAGAGATCTATGCTAGAGATATGGGTTTGCTTCTAAAAAGTGATGCCCTGATTGCAGAAGTAACAGTGCCATCCACGGGCGTAGGTTACGAAATCTGCAGGGCGCTTGTACAGAGAATTCCCGTGCTCTGTCTTTACAGCCCTGATGCATCAGTCTCGGCAATGGTACTGGGAAATCCGGACCATTTACTTGATGCAAGAGCTTATCCGGACAAAGCTTCACTCAAAAAAATTATCACTGAGTTTATCCTGGCTCTCTAAGGAATAAAGCTGATGTTATCTTTCTTTTTGAAAGAAACGTCATTGGGTATCCTGACAAGCCAGGAGTGTAATCTCTTTATGGCTCATGACCACATTATAAAACTCGGTGATAATTATAAATAAGTTGAACCCCTAAGTATGATTCATGGTAGTTGGAATTATAGAAGTTTTAGTACTGATTCTGGCAATCGTAGTGGCCTTTGTCCTGTATAAAGC contains these protein-coding regions:
- a CDS encoding nucleoside 2-deoxyribosyltransferase codes for the protein MKRLEKMEVSEKRIKVSEKRSPKIFLSGSIRGGRQLLGTYRFMFDTLEEAGAEVLSWHVADPELEKTEMRMTEEEIYARDMGLLLKSDALIAEVTVPSTGVGYEICRALVQRIPVLCLYSPDASVSAMVLGNPDHLLDARAYPDKASLKKIITEFILAL